Genomic segment of Candidatus Taylorbacteria bacterium:
AAACTCGTCAACATACAGATAAAAGTTCGGAAGTTTTTGGAGCTCTCTTTCCTGGGTGTCCGCCCGGCTCATGGCGGCAAGATAAATTTTTGTGATGAGCATGCTTCCCAAAAGATTTGCGTTCGCTTCCCCGACTCGCCCTTTGGATAAGTTGATGATAACAATCTTCTTGGAATCCATGATGTATCGGAGGTCGAAAGTGCTTTTTGGCTGGCCGATAATATTTCGAACAACCGGGTTCGAGATGAACTGGCCAATTTTGTTCTGAATAGCCGCCCCAGCCTCCTGCATGTATCTCTCGCCGTATTTTGCAAACTCCTCCGTCCAAAAAGCCTTGACTGACGGGTCGCTGATATTGTCCACCACTTTTTTTCGGTAGTCTTTGTCGGCAAGCATTCTGTTGACTCCGATAAGCGTCGCTTCGGGAAACTCGAGAAGAGCGAGAAGAATATTATTCAAAATGTATTCCATTCGCGCTGACCACGCGTCAACCCAGATTTTTTTGAAGGCGCTCATGAGCCCGTTCGCCACCAAGTGCCTTCTCTCTACTCCCACATCTTCCATAACGTTGAAAGATACCGGAAAATCCATGTCGAATGGAGCAAAATACAAAACGTCTTTCATTCTCTCCTTCGGAACATAGTCGAGCAGGAGGTCAGCCGTCTTGCCGTGCGGGTCGATGAAAGCCAGACCTTCGCCGTTTTTGATATCCTGAACGGCCATATTTTCAAGCAGGGTGGATTTACCCATGCCCGTTTTTCCAATGATGTACATGTGGCGCGACCGGTCTTTCTGCTTTATGCCAAAAGGCACTTTCTTATTCCGCGAATCCGTCTGCGCAAAATAGGTGACTTTGTTTTCATCGTTGTCTCTCATGCGTCTATTATAGCAAAAAAAAGGAAAAAAGCCGCGGCGAAAGATTGTCGCGACCTGTGTACTGTGAGGAACTGTCTAAATTTCGCTATCGAGGGTATCAAAAGCGATGCCCCGATGACGATGTCCCCATTGGGGAAAAGGGAGGGAGAGCATCACAATATGCCTCCCAGTCTTTTTGTGTCTGCCATACTCGGTATTGGTATGGTCCAACGTCAATTCTCTTGAAGGGTGGAGGAGTCGGCGCCGGAATACCTGATTGAGTAACCGGAGAGTTTGGAGAGTTTTTGAATGAAACTGCGAGTACTGCGGGAGTCAATTTTGCCATAGTCAAACGTGAGTCTGTGAGTCTGTTTTTTTTGGTTTTTTTATATCTTGGAAACACTTTCCTTTCTCATCCGAAATCGGAAATGTACTATGCTTCCAGTTAAGAATTTTAACTCTTCTCGAACAATACTTCAAATCAACCTGTTCATAACCGGGGATGGAATAGGGATTCCGGATTATGGATTCTGGAATGACGGGAAGATTACCGAATTCAAAATTCTCATCCGATATTCAATAGTCCAGATTCCAGCATCCTCTACTCTTTTAGAAGTGCTTCCTTGGTGTAAATATTTCTTGGATCCCAAAGCATCCAGGAAGTGAGTCCCGCGTCATACGTCGCTTTCATTTGAGCGCGCACCATATCTTTGGTATAGTCCGCCCCTAAATCAAAATCTTGGAGCCAAGGGCGTATTTTTTGAGGCGTAGTTGACGCATTGGTAGCGCGTAAAACGGCAGAATCCATTGCAAATTTCACAATCTCGTACGGATGGTCGGCAGGATTTTTATATCCATTGTAAGTCGGAGGGTAATGCGAAGGGTAAACCATAGGTGAGACGAAGTCGAAAAAGGGAAGCGCATCTTCAAAAACTTGGCCAATATTGAGGTCATCCTTGCTCGTCGTGGTGAGGCCGAAAAAATCTGCGGAAATCATAATCTCATCCTTTTTTTCGTCTTCATTTTTTACAGATCCCACTCCTTGACTGCCTAAATTGAGCTTGAGGTTATCGTAGAGATATGAAAAGAATTCTCTCATGACGACGGGCTTCTCGCGTCCATGTGATTTCGGATAATAGATATCGGACATATTTCCGTCCGAAGGGAACCGAATGTAATCGAAGTTGAGCTCATCAAATCCCAGTGAGTGCGCCTCTTTTGAAATCGCAATCACATAATCCCACACTTCCTTAGCACCCACGTCAATCCATGATATTCCCTTCTTATCTTTCCAGACGCCTCCGTCGCTTTTTCTTTTTACTGCAAGATCGGGAAATTTTTGCACAAAGTAAGGGTCTTGAAATACAGCGATTCTGCCGATGACGTAGATATTTTTTTCGTGAAGCGTTTGCAATAAACCTACAATATCGGGAATGCGATTTTCTTCCGAGCCGAACTCCGTTAAGTATGTGTTATTCGGCGTTTTAAAAGCCAGTTTTCCCGAATAGTCTTTTATATCTATGACAACAGAGTTAACTTCGGTTGTATCCAAAATATCAAAGATTCTTTTTTGAAAGGAAGCGGTGCCTGCCGCCCAGCTTGTCATGTAGACAGCTTTTACAATCGCTGGAGTTTTTATGTGGGTGATTAGGGGAGGCGCGGGCAGAAGGGGAATTTCATTTTGGAGAGAATCGTCAACCTTTTGAGCCGAGAGTGCCATCTCGTGTTTTTTTGAGAAGAAAGAAGGAAAAAATAAATACACAGATGCAAACAAGATGAAAAGGAAACCGAGTAGAGAGTGAGCGATAATGGTTTTCCTCATTGTTTAACGGGGTAGATTAGTCGAGTCATTTTGGACATATGCCGGAGCTCCGAGAGACGAGCTCAACTCTTTCTTCATCCCGTATTTTCTCCTCATTTCCCTGTAGTGAAAAAAAGTGAGAAGTAAAATGAGAATGCCGATAATAATGGAAAAAGCGGATTTCCAGGATGTTGGGAATCCGGGAAAAACATGGAGAAGAATGAGCAGAATCCCAAGAATGAATAGTGTTCGAATTTTTGGCATAATTTATTGAAATGTTTAAATGATACCTCATATAATACACTACATTTCAAGAAGAAAAAAGTAACACCAAGAAACACCAAGTAACACCCTTGTATATCCACGTTCCCTATTCTGACACAGGACTTTCATACTTCCTAGATATACGTTATTTTCTAGCTATAGCTAGAAAATAACGTATGCGCATTTCTTACAATCTAACAAAAAAAACCGATTTAACTAGACGGAAAAACAAGAACCACGAATTCGCCTCGCACTTTTTCTTTTTGGCTTTTGAAATATTGCAAGACGTCGGAAGGCGTCCCTGAAACTATCTCTTCGTACATTTTGGTAAGCTCGCGTCCGACTACCACTCTTTTTTTGTTGACCATTTTTACTAATGATTCGAGGGTTTTAAGGATTCTGTGTGGCGATTCGTAAAATACCGTCGCGCGTGAAGATTCATCCATCTCCTTAAACAGCGTTTCCCTCCCCTTCTTGTGGGGCAGAAAACCCAAGAATGTGAAATCGTTGGTTGGTGCGCCCGAAATAGAAAGAAAGGCGGTGAGAGCGGATGGACCAGGAACGGAAACAATCGTCACTTCGTCTTTGCAGGCTTCGCGGATTTTTGCCACCAAAAAAGAGCCGGGGTCGGAAATTCCGGGAGTCCCCGCGTCAGAAACGAGAGCGATATTTTTCCCTTCTCGAACAAGCTCAATGATGCGTTCAATTTTGGCACTCTTACTGTGCTCGTGGTAGCTTTCTTTGGGAGTGCTCACCCCATAGTGCTTCAAAAGTTTTGCTGTCACCCGAGTGTCTTCGCATAAAATAAGGTCGACTTCTTTCAAAATGCGAAGAGCCCGAAGAGTGATGTCTTCGAGATTGCCGATTGGAGTCCCTATAACGTAAAATGTTGACATTGTGGTATATTGAGAGAATATCATGGAAAATCGGAAAAAAACAATTATTTACGTTACTCGCGACCGAGAGCGGGGCGAGGGAAAACCCGAAGGCAAAGACTACTCCATCATCTCAAAAAATGGGTCGGTGAACACCTACAATCTTCTACTAGACCCCGATGTAGAAAAAGAAATAAATGAAAAGCGCGCGCACATTGTTGTCTTTAAAAATAGCTTGGAGATTGAAAAACTGGCCAAGAAAAATAAATGGAAATTATTGAACCCGGAGGCCGCGCTCGCCGAAAGGGTCGAAAATAAAATTACACAGGGAGAGTGGCTCCAAGATTTGGCGCGCTTGCTTCCCCCCTTCGAAATCGCTCCTGCAAAAGATATTCTTTGGAAAAAGAAACCGGTGATTGTGCAGTGGGCGCACGGCCACACGGGTGAAGGCACGTTTCTTATTGAAAACAAAGCGCAACTCGAAGCACTCAAGGAGAAGTTTCCACTTCGGGATGCTCGAATTTCCGACTACATTTTGGGGCCGGTGTTTACCTCTAATATTGTTGTTGCAAAAAACAACATTCTGTTCGGAAACATTAGTTAC
This window contains:
- a CDS encoding putative glycoside hydrolase, with product MRKTIIAHSLLGFLFILFASVYLFFPSFFSKKHEMALSAQKVDDSLQNEIPLLPAPPLITHIKTPAIVKAVYMTSWAAGTASFQKRIFDILDTTEVNSVVIDIKDYSGKLAFKTPNNTYLTEFGSEENRIPDIVGLLQTLHEKNIYVIGRIAVFQDPYFVQKFPDLAVKRKSDGGVWKDKKGISWIDVGAKEVWDYVIAISKEAHSLGFDELNFDYIRFPSDGNMSDIYYPKSHGREKPVVMREFFSYLYDNLKLNLGSQGVGSVKNEDEKKDEIMISADFFGLTTTSKDDLNIGQVFEDALPFFDFVSPMVYPSHYPPTYNGYKNPADHPYEIVKFAMDSAVLRATNASTTPQKIRPWLQDFDLGADYTKDMVRAQMKATYDAGLTSWMLWDPRNIYTKEALLKE
- the rsmI gene encoding 16S rRNA (cytidine(1402)-2'-O)-methyltransferase — its product is MSTFYVIGTPIGNLEDITLRALRILKEVDLILCEDTRVTAKLLKHYGVSTPKESYHEHSKSAKIERIIELVREGKNIALVSDAGTPGISDPGSFLVAKIREACKDEVTIVSVPGPSALTAFLSISGAPTNDFTFLGFLPHKKGRETLFKEMDESSRATVFYESPHRILKTLESLVKMVNKKRVVVGRELTKMYEEIVSGTPSDVLQYFKSQKEKVRGEFVVLVFPSS